Genomic segment of Triticum aestivum cultivar Chinese Spring chromosome 6A, IWGSC CS RefSeq v2.1, whole genome shotgun sequence:
TTTTTAGCTTCTCCAGTTACATGGTCAAACAATAGGTGATGCATGTCCAATGGAAGACCATGGAATTTTCTGCACTACTGATGCTCACGTTTACCTACAATCTCGTATGTATATGCACAAAAGGTTGgttcatttcaaaaaaaaaacatccaTGGTAACAATACAAAAACCGAAACAACTAAAATTATATGAGTTTGTTCTGTTCATAAACATACGAGTTTGTTCTGTTCATAAACATATGAGTTTGTTTTGTTCATAAACATATGGAATCCAActaaaattgtactccctccgtcccataatgtcagatgtttttttgacactacactagtatcaaaaaatgtcttacattatgggacggagggagtagaaatcaGCACATTCAGACAAGAATACCCAGCAGTCACATCTAAAAGAATGGTTGGTTTATCATCGTCCAGACGATAACAACCACAACCCAGCATTTCAAGCTTCCTAGAAATATCTCTCCTTGACTGCTTCCAAGATTCCCAGAAACTTCCTGTGGGAAAAGGACCACAAATAAAATGCTTGACTGACTCTGCTTTTTCCCAGCGTTTTGTTGTACCTTGCCCAAGATAAACTCATCCGCTTCTTTGCTTCCATATCCCAGTTCCATAGTTCTCTGCAGCAATGAATCCCCTTCCCATACACACAATCATCTGCGTTGTTTGTTGGTCATATTGGTTATCCCCATTCTGTGCACTTTCATCATCCAGCAGCCGCCTTCTTCCCGACAAACCGCTTTCATCATCCAGCAGCCGCCTTCTTCCCGACAAAACGCTTTCTGCTGGAAGCACCATCACCTCCCACGACGGCACTTTTGCCCTGGGATTCTTCCCCCCGTCCAGCTCTGGCACAAAACATTACTACGTCGGCATATGGTACAAGAACATACCCCAAGATAACATTGTGTGGGTTGCCAACCGTGCTATGCCGATCGCTGATCCTTCTTCTGCAACACTCGCCTTCACAAACAGATCCAATCTCGCCTTGTCAGACACCAATGGCCAGCTTTTCTGGACGACAAACATCAGTGCTGCAGGAAATTCATTGTCAGAGGCAACTGGTGGAGAAGCCACGCTTGAGAACAATGGGAATTTTATCCTTTGGTCATCACAAGGCACCATCTTATGGCAAAGCTTCGATTACCCGACCGACACTCTCCTTCCAGGTATGAAGCTCAGGATCACCCACAGGACGCATGCACTACAACGGCTCATCTCTTGGAGAAACCCCCAAGACCCATCCCCGGGCAACTTCTCATATGGTGCAGACCCTGATGAGTTTCTGCAGCGTTTTATATGGAATGGCTCAACACCATACCGGCGAAGTCCGGTATGGAATAAATTTGTGGAAGTCGGGCAGTATATCGAGAGTATCAAGTCCACGATTTactttacactacaacctattgaTGATGAGGTATACATTTCCTTTGGACTACCAGCACCAAGCGTCTCCTCGTTAGTGCTAATGAAGATGGACTGCTCAGGAAAGATAAAGATACGAACCTGGAATAGCAACATGTCCAAATGGACTGACCTGCAGTCAGAACCTAACCAGGAATGCAACAAATTTGGTTACTGTGGTCCATTTGGTTACTGTGACAACACGCAATCTATTGTAACATGCAAGTGTCTTGATGGCTTTGAGCCAAATAATAAACAAGACTGGACGGCCCGCAGGTTTTCGCAGGGATGCCAACGAATGGAAGCACTAAGATGTGCTCAAGGGGATGGCTTCTTAAATGTGTCAACCATGAAGGTTCCTGATCAGTTCTTGTATGTCAAGAATAGAAGCTTAGATGAATGCATAACAGAATGCACAAGCAACTGCTCCTGCATGGCATATGCTTACGCCAATATGGGCACCAAGGTTATCAATGGGGATGAAACTAGGTGCCTATTATGGATTGGAGATTTGATTGACACAGAGAAGCTCATTGGAGAAGGGGAAAACCTCTACATCCGGGTTAATGGATTCAATGGTACAGTTTCctgtttctgtttctgtttctctGCTTGCGCTAGTAGATATAGCCTCTATTTTGCGGGTCCAGTGGAGCTCCAGTAATAACCCCCTTAGTACATGTGTGCATTTTATAGAGCTTCTCCAGCCTTGCCATCTCAACGAGTATATGGTCGAGCTTTCACCTACATTGAAAACAAATCATTTCTTAGTAATACATTTACGATGGAAGAAGTGTGCCGTGAAGTCGTGAACATCTGCAGTAACATAATGAGTAGCATGAGTAGACACTAAACAGGTGATACGCTCTTTACAGATATGTAGTTGCACACGACAGCTAAAAATTATATTTTCCTTGCAAAGCCAGGGGCGCAAATGCGGGCAGGACTGCACACTCAACCACGTAGCTGGCAAATTCTATAATTGCAGGGAACAGGGTTATATACgttattccacctatagtggttGACCGCACATCCTAATGTAATTTTTAAGAAACAAGCACATGGTCCCTTTGTACATTCGGTCAGGGTCCAATGATGTTTTTCTGAAGCCCAAAAGAACAGAAAATGTGTGTTTCTTTATGAGGTGATATGTCCATGTTTTTAACTTATCCAGTTATAATTCACATGGTCAAACATTAGGTAAAGCAAGTCCAAAGGAAAGATCACGGAATTTCCTGCACCACTGATGTCTGACATAAAGACCCATGATCGCATATGTATACACACAAAAGATAAGTTTCTTTCAAAAAACATCTAAGGTAACATATCAAAACCGACAAGGGGTTTATTCCAAGTAAAATTGTAGTGATCAGCACATTCAAACAACAAAACCAGCAGTCACACCGAAAAGAAAAGTAAATGGCTATTCTGTTTGCTGAGAAAGGTAGTCCATGATAGTCCAGATGATAGCAACCAACCCAACATTTTCAAACTTCCTAGAAACATCTCTCTTTGACTACTTCCAAGATTCCCACTTTCCCAGTAGCTTCCTGTGGAAAAAGGAGCGCAAATAAAATGCTTGACTGGCTCTGCCTCAGTTCTGATGTGCATTGTCCAAGGCAACTCATCCACTTCTTTGCTTCCATACCCCAGTTCTACAGTTCACTACAGCAATGGATCCCCTTCCCCTACACACAATCATCTGGCTTGTTTGTTGGTCATTTTGGTTATTCCCGTTCTGTGCATCATCCGGCAGCCGCCTTCTTCCCGACAAGCCGCTTTCTGTTGGAAGCACCATCACCTCCGATGACGGCACTTTTGCCCTGGGATTCTTCTCCCTGTCCAGCTCCAGCACAAAACATTACTACGTCGGCATATGGTACAAGAACATACCCGAAGGCAACTTTGTGTGGGTTGCCAACCGTGCTATGCCCATAACTGATCCTTCTTCTGCAACACTCGCGTTCACAAGCGGATCCAATCTCGCCTTGTCAGACACCAAAGGTACGCTTCTCTGGACGACAAACATCAGCGCTGCAGGAAATTCATCATCAGAGGCAACTGGTGGAAAAGCCACGCTTGATAACAATGGGAATTTTATCCTTCAGTCATCACATGGCACCATCTTATGGCAAAGCTTCGATTACCCGACCGACACTCTCCTTCCACGTATGAACCTCAGGATCACCCACAAGACGCATGCACTACAACGGCTCATCTCTTGGAGAAGCCCCCAAGACCCGTCCCCAGGCAACTTCTCATATGGTGCAGACCCTGATGAGTTTCGACAGCGTTTTATATGGAATGGCTCAACCCCATACATGCGAGGTTCGATATGGAACAACAATTTGCTAGTTGGACAGTATGTCGAGAGTATCAAGTCCACAATTTACTATACACTGCAAACTATTGATGATGAGGTCTACGCTTCCTTTGGACTGCCGCCACCAAGTGTCTCATTAGTGCAAATGAAGATTGACTACTCAGGCAAGATAAAAACACGAGCTGGAATAGCAACAGGTCCACATGGACTGACCTGTGGTCAGGACCTAACCACGAATGCA
This window contains:
- the LOC123128979 gene encoding G-type lectin S-receptor-like serine/threonine-protein kinase B120, which produces MNPLPIHTIICVVCWSYWLSPFCALSSSSSRLLPDKPLSSSSSRLLPDKTLSAGSTITSHDGTFALGFFPPSSSGTKHYYVGIWYKNIPQDNIVWVANRAMPIADPSSATLAFTNRSNLALSDTNGQLFWTTNISAAGNSLSEATGGEATLENNGNFILWSSQGTILWQSFDYPTDTLLPGMKLRITHRTHALQRLISWRNPQDPSPGNFSYGADPDEFLQRFIWNGSTPYRRSPVWNKFVEVGQYIESIKSTIYFTLQPIDDEVYISFGLPAPSVSSLVLMKMDCSGKIKIRTWNSNMSKWTDLQSEPNQECNKFGYCGPFGYCDNTQSIVTCKCLDGFEPNNKQDWTARRFSQGCQRMEALRCAQGDGFLNVSTMKVPDQFLYVKNRSLDECITECTSNCSCMAYAYANMGTKVINGDETRCLLWIGDLIDTEKLIGEGENLYIRVNGFNDKKQKSVVLKITLPVVSSLLIVICAWLVWICNLGGKQKNKKNWKKVMSGTSSTSVELHDGNLKYPFISFKEIVLATNNFSNSNMLGHGGFGNVYKGTLEDGTKIAVKRLSKGSGQGVMEFRNEVILIAKLQHQNLVRLLGFCIHGDEKLLIYEYLPNKSLDAMLFDATRKSMLDWPMRFEIIKGVARGLLYLHQDSRLKIIHRDLKASNILLDAEMSPKISDFGMARIFGGNQQQENTNRVVGTYGYMSPEYVLKGVFSVKSDVYSFGVLLLEIVSGSKISYVHLKADFSSIIAYAWSLWKDGNTQDFVDSSIVGSCSLNETSRCIHIGLLCVQGSPNARPLVSSIVSFLDNGDISLPTPKEPMYFAEDNYGTDGAAENTAKSANNMSITVLEGR